A single genomic interval of Camelina sativa cultivar DH55 chromosome 11, Cs, whole genome shotgun sequence harbors:
- the LOC104725522 gene encoding uncharacterized protein LOC104725522, with protein MASSSSFSSSTTSTITSKFIWFLLLLSLQLHLLHGSAIHDLKNQTSFKPEREIRKLRRVEAYLNQINKPSIKTIHSPDGDVIECVLSHLQPAFDHPQLQGQKPLDSPDLSKRRNETTDEESFNQLWSMSGESCPLGSIPMRKTTKNDVLRANSLRRFGRKLRRPIRRDSSGGGHEHAVVFVNGEQYYGAKASINVWAPRVSDAYEFSLSQIWLISGSFGHDLNTIEAGWQVSPELYGDNYPRFFTYWTTDAYQATGCYNLLCSGFVQTNNKIAIGAAISPRSSYNGRQFDIGLMIWKDPKHGHWWLELGNGLLVGYWPAFLFSHMRSHASMVQFGGEVVNSRSSGAHTGTQMGSGHFANEGFEKAAYFRNLQVVDWDNNLLPLKNLHVLADHPACYDIRQGKNNVWGTYFYYGGPGRNPRCP; from the exons atggcttcttcttcttcattttcttcctcaACTACTTCAACCATCacatcaaaatttatttggtttctgcttcttctctctcttcaacTACACTTGTTACACGGATCGGCTATTCATGATCTTAAAAACCAAACCTCATTCAAACCCGAGAGAGAGATTCGGAAGCTTAGAAGAGTGGAAGCTTATCTCaaccaaataaacaaacctTCCATCAAAACAATCCAC AGTCCAGATGGAGATGTAATAGAAtgtgttttgtctcatttgCAACCAGCATTTGATCATCCTCAGCTACAAGGCCAGAAACCACTA GATTCACCAGActtgtcaaaaagaagaaatgaaacaacAGATGAGGAAAGTTTTAATCAGTTATGGAGTATGTCTGGTGAAAGCTGTCCACTTGGGTCAATACCAATGAGAAAAACAACGAAGAATGATGTTTTGAGAGCAAATTCACTACGACGGTTTGGTCGGAAACTGAGGAGACCCATCAGACGAGATTCCTCCGGAGGTGGTCACGAG CATGCGGTGGTGTTTGTAAACGGAGAACAATACTATGGAGCTAAAGCAAGCATCAACGTTTGGGCGCCACGTGTCTCTGATGCTTATGAGTTCAGTTTATCTCAGATTTGGCTCATCTCTGGATCCTTTGGTCATGACCTAAACACCATTGAAGCTGGTTGGCAG GTTAGTCCTGAGCTTTATGGAGATAATTATCCAAGATTCTTCACATATTGGACG ACTGATGCATACCAAGCAACTGGGTGCTACAATTTACTCTGCTCTGGATTCGTACAAACCAACAATAAAATTGCAATTGGTGCAGCGATTTCCCCGAGGTCCTCTTATAATGGAAGACAGTTTGATATCGGTTTAATGATTTGGAAG GATCCAAAACATGGTCACTGGTGGCTTGAGCTAGGAAATGGACTTCTTGTGGGATATTGGCCGGCCTTCTTGTTTAGCCACATGAGGAGTCATGCAAGTATGGTACAATTTGGAGGGGAAGTTGTGAACAGCCGATCAAGCGGTGCTCACACTGGAACGCAGATGGGAAGTGGCCATTTTGCAAATGAAGGATTTGAGAAAGCTGCCTACTTTAGAAACTTACAAGTCGTTGATTGGGACAACAATCTCTTGCCTCTGAAGAATCTCCATGTCTTGGCCGATCATCCGGCTTGTTATGATATCAGACAAGGCAAAAACAATGTATGGGGGACTTATTTTTACTATGGAGGACCTGGTCGGAACCCTAGGTGTCCTTGA